The Pelmatolapia mariae isolate MD_Pm_ZW linkage group LG2, Pm_UMD_F_2, whole genome shotgun sequence sequence AATGACCGCTCCCTGGAAATAGACAGATGCGGTTTACGAGGATATTAAGAAattccatttttatttacattttttaaaaacatgagccTAACGtaagttaaaacaaacaaataactttaaaaataacCTCCAGAAACCGAGCATGTTTATTCAGGGTCCGTGATATTCTATTACTGGTGCATTGTAAGGGTACTCATTCCGTAAATACTGTCATCAAACCATTTTGTGGCTTAGCCTTGTGTTCCTAGTGAAATTATTTTGGCAATATGACAATCCACAAAAGAAAGAGCAAATGTGGGAGGCGAGCAAGAATATATCTGTGGTATTGGCTTATCATAGTCTTTTTAGACTTCAGAGTCTGCCGGGTCCCTGGGGACGTGGCTCTGTTAATATTTGTGGATGTGAGAGACGTGAGTGTTCGTATACGTGTTGTTTGCATTGTGGTCTTGGATGTGAGCAGAGTTGTTGTCAGCCTGGCGAGCTGCCGCAGTTACAGCTCTGAGCGGCAGAAAACAGATGAGTCACATCTCATAAGTGTGGCTGCCCAAAGACCAGGAAACTCTCTTTCCTCTAATTTTTTGCATACTTTTGAGGAAAAGCAGTAGTATCATAGTCATGATATGTAATGTATTCCCTCTAGGACAGCACATGACTAAACATGATCGTGTAAAACTTCAGGtcccttttcctctctctttctcagttTGTTCACCCATAAAGTCTAAAGCTCCGCTCTAAAGATGCCTTTCCTGCTTCAAGACAAACATGCCCATCAACCTCAGCTTTATACTGTTTTGGGGGGCGGGGTCGTTCTTCCTTTTGCACCCCACGACCTCcatgcccacaaacctcaataTCAACACTTGCAAGGTGTGATGTTTTACGTCTCACTATGTTGACCAACTCCTCGCTTCAGTATATCAGTTTATTTTTGTCTGCTAGCCACGTTTGACGTTGGTGACCTTGAAGTATTCATTATATTCAAGTTTTAAAGCAAAAGAAATATTAACCACCAGCCTTATTTTTCAAATTTGATTCCCTGTAAAATCGTCCTGTTTCCCAGAATTGCATTGTTGCCATTTTTGCCAATGAAGGACCTCAAGAAGGAGTGCAATGTTCAGTGGAAACTGTGCAGTGTTTCACAAGGAGAGGGCACTGAAGGGAACAGCGTCAATCACTTTGTGCTTTTAGCTCTGCTATGAAATGAAGCCTGATCCTAGCTTCAAGAGCACCAGAGCTAAAAAACACTTGTGATTCACAGTGACGGGCAAATACCCAATGTATGTTAGATTAATTATTTTCTACTTTTTATAGTCTGATTTTTAGCTGTTCTCTACAGCTATTCCACTGTTCCCAGTCAAAGTGAACCTGTATCATGATGGCGGTCTACAGTGCAGATACTGTGGAGAAATACCTCCACTCAGGAGCTGTGGGTGAGGCTGTGCAGTCCTGCTGCTTTCTGTTGACCCGCTGGATGATTTGTAAAGTGCTTCTATGACGCCCGGCTGGAGATGTTATCAGAGTCAGAGAAGTctgttctgtctctctcctaGGGTCTGCAGTGCGCagaaacagcaggaaaaataagAGTGTTTGTGAGTGCAGTACAGAGTAGAGTGGAGAACTGTGTCTGCAGGGCCCCACAGCCACCCTGAGACTCAAATCTCCcccacacacagtgtttttttctgtagacCCTCTGTCAACTGTGTTTTAACCAGGTCAGATGGGGAGAGATTGCTCTTGCTTTCTAAGGTTTTCTGAAGTTTATAGGGTGGCATATTGAAATGATGATCATGACGGAGTGCAAATGAAGAGGAGAGTCTATGATGCAATTATTTTGAGTACTTAGTATCTATTTAAAGCTATTTTTTACAGTCAAAGACCAACAAAGCTACATTAATATCTAGAATAATGCAGCACAATGTCCAAATTCAGCAGAAGTATCACTAATGTGAGATGTAAACTCTCCATTAACACCTGGATGTAGTAGAAATTCTGTATTTTCTTTGGCAGTGGGGTCAGTAGGGGCTGATATTATTTCAGTGAGGCAGCAAGGCAACTGGGCGGGGTTAACAGGAACACTTGGAAAAGTGGAATGCTTTCAAAGGTGGCAGAAAGTGTTTGGAGATTCAGTGAGGCTGGAAGTTCACCTTTTCTTAGTTTTAGGTTGCTTAACTGCCATTCAAGTGTACAAGGGGTTACTTGCAACATCTTAtgaggggattttttttaaccctgaGTCTCACTGCACAGTTATTTAGCGACAGCTTACTAAATACAAGCAAGCTTAAGTAATTTAAAGCGTCACAGGAACCATGGCAACGACAGCTCTCACCGGTTTCTCCATGATGAGCCTGCTAAGCCTCGGGTACCTGACCTGGGATCTGATGAGCCCTAACCAGGTGGAAAACGATCCAGAAAAACCTTTTATTGGCAGATTTCCTGTCCCTCAACCCCCTCATATTGTTTTCATTATGACAGATGACCAGGGGTTCAATGACATTGGCTATCATAGTTCAGACATCAGGACACCGGTGCTGGATAAACTGGCTGCGGACGGTGTGAAGCTGGAGAATTATTACATCCAGCCCATCTGCACCCCATCCAGAAGTCAATTCATCACTGGCAGGTAAAGTGTCCTGTGACTGGACTGCTccttatttaaaatgaatgctTTGTATTCCTAGAATTAGACCATACTGATGTTTAACATAGATGTAACTGCTGCCTGATGAATTAAACTACTGGATTTTAAAGCAGCTTCCTGTTTTGTGAGCTAAAGTATTTGAATGCATGGGGACAGTGGAACCAAGAGCACACTTCTAGAGATAATTGCAAATCTAGAAAGTGCTGTTATGTTTCAAAGCTATAGCATCAATCAGGTCCAAACATGTGATTTCTGACTATATATTTCCaattaaagaaaaattaaaagtatGTAAAGGCTGCTATTACACAGtcttctgtctgtgttttgACTGGCATACAAATATAAACAGACACAAATCTGGAGTGTATCTTCATGCCAATCACCATAACCTGTTTGAGAAAAACAGGGCAGTCTCCTTCTCCCTGTTCTATTTTTCTAAACCTCTTTACCTCCACTCTTATTCACATTTCTGTTTAACCTGTTGGATGTGATTGGATGATATGGATTAAGGCTGTCTTGATATCAGATTTCCCTCCTTTATTATTGCGCCCAAAAGATATGCAACCTCTAAGATGAATCTTATCCCTAAATGCAAACAATAAATTTTTCCTTCTAAATTCGGCAGGTACCAAATCCACACTGGTCTTCAGCACTCCATCATCCGACCTCGCCAGCCTAACTGCCTGCCCTTTGACCAGGTCACGCTCCCTCAGAGGCTACAGGAACTCGGCTACTCCACCCACATGGTAGGGAAGTGGCACTTGGGGTTCTATAAGAAGGAGTGCTTACCCACTCGCCGTGGCTTTGACACATATTTTGGATCCTTAACGGGGAGTGTTAACTACTACACCTATGATGGCTGTGATGGCTCTGGGCTGTGTGGCTTCGATCTCCATGAGGGGGAGTCAGTCGCCTGGGGTCAGAGTGGAAAATACTCCACCCATCTGTACACGAAGAGAGTACGCAAGATCCTGGCAACCCATAATCCTCAATCCCAACCGCTTttcatcttcctctccttccAAGCTGTTCACACACCCTTACAATATCCAGATGAGTACATCTACCCCTACCTTGGGCTGGAAAATGTGGCACGCAGGAAGTATGCTGCTATGGTGTCAGCTGTAGATGAAGCGGTTCGTAATATAACATACGCTCTCCGTAAGTATGGATACTATCAGAACAGTGTAATCATTTTCTCTACAGACAATGGCGGTCAGCCCTTGTCTGGTGGAAGTAACTGGCCTCTTAGAGGACGTAAAGGAACCTACTGGGAAGGTGGCATCCGGGGTCTGGGATTCGTCCACAGCCCTCTCTTAAGGAAAAAGAGGAGGGTGAGCAAAGCACTGGTGCACATTACTGATTGGTATCCCACATTAGTGGGATTAGCAGGTGGTGATGAGTCCCTCACTGAGGGGGTTGATGGGTATAATGTGTGGGAAGCCATCAGTGAAGGAAAAGAATCACCTAGGCTGGAGATCCTTCACAACATCGACCCTCTGTATAACCATGCACGCACTGGCTCCCTGCAGAAAGGATATGGGATTTGGAATACAGCCATTCA is a genomic window containing:
- the arsia gene encoding arylsulfatase I, with product MATTALTGFSMMSLLSLGYLTWDLMSPNQVENDPEKPFIGRFPVPQPPHIVFIMTDDQGFNDIGYHSSDIRTPVLDKLAADGVKLENYYIQPICTPSRSQFITGRYQIHTGLQHSIIRPRQPNCLPFDQVTLPQRLQELGYSTHMVGKWHLGFYKKECLPTRRGFDTYFGSLTGSVNYYTYDGCDGSGLCGFDLHEGESVAWGQSGKYSTHLYTKRVRKILATHNPQSQPLFIFLSFQAVHTPLQYPDEYIYPYLGLENVARRKYAAMVSAVDEAVRNITYALRKYGYYQNSVIIFSTDNGGQPLSGGSNWPLRGRKGTYWEGGIRGLGFVHSPLLRKKRRVSKALVHITDWYPTLVGLAGGDESLTEGVDGYNVWEAISEGKESPRLEILHNIDPLYNHARTGSLQKGYGIWNTAIQASIRAGDWKLLTGDPGYGDWIPPQILPGFPSSWWKQERHTRPRKTVWLFNISGDPYERYDLSEQRPDVVKQLLARLVYYNRTAVPVRYPSEDPRADPYLNGGAWVPWVGDEEEDNWGSFFQKKSMDWKKKLKLSKSRSFFGKLKTRIVSNIV